One genomic region from Terriglobus aquaticus encodes:
- a CDS encoding tetratricopeptide repeat protein, with the protein MPLTAKHESTIIALRRTACAAAALALVLLLLFVNSGAHPPSVRAAAQPAPTLADPDRACAGCHAAIYQTYERTNMARGSGLATEALKPGSFASQSSGATYRVQSRNGTATLTSRREDERAPLDDTETLAYFIGSGLHARTYLFARNLPDSDDLLWYEAPINWYTRRAGYAMTPAFEHAQTAPLALPTDPNCLHCHTTGVADTIDNSTNRFHGAPFRQGGVGCSACHGDTSAHLASGGKTPVLHLATLTPKKQDSVCLQCHLEGDAVVQRTGRSLARFQPGEDLDDTAIYFVNASSSKTQARASSQYEALLRSACRRGAGERLTCVTCHDPHAEPAPEQRVAFYRGKCLQCHTESASFHPAAHHPEQPDCAQCHMPSRATSDIAHEQNVDHNIQARPASGAAPTLALRDAFHFASAVDLVPVGDAKPTDRETGLAYAQFAEKGDRESHSRALALLTGVEVSGHADAVVHQQLGYLLQLAGQSEAAQKEYVAALAARPHDATSESNLAVLDAQNGNVAEAKRLLSDVAATAPDRTAALLNLAMLQCRTNDPGAAKKTLQRALMYQPDSFEARLFLENGDYGGMHCKVF; encoded by the coding sequence GTGCCGCTCACGGCCAAACACGAGAGCACCATCATTGCCCTGCGCCGCACAGCATGCGCAGCCGCCGCGCTCGCGCTTGTATTGCTTCTCCTGTTCGTAAACAGCGGTGCACACCCCCCATCGGTCCGCGCCGCTGCGCAGCCTGCGCCCACTCTTGCCGACCCTGATCGCGCCTGCGCCGGTTGCCACGCCGCCATCTATCAAACCTACGAACGAACCAATATGGCGCGCGGCAGCGGTCTGGCAACGGAGGCGCTCAAGCCAGGCAGCTTTGCATCGCAAAGCTCTGGTGCAACCTATCGAGTCCAGTCCCGGAACGGAACCGCAACCCTGACCAGCCGTCGCGAAGACGAGCGCGCCCCACTCGACGACACCGAAACGCTCGCCTACTTCATTGGTTCCGGCCTGCACGCGCGAACGTATCTGTTCGCGCGCAACTTGCCGGACTCCGACGACCTGCTCTGGTACGAAGCTCCGATCAACTGGTACACGCGCCGCGCCGGTTACGCGATGACGCCGGCGTTCGAGCACGCGCAAACGGCCCCACTCGCCCTGCCCACCGATCCCAATTGCCTGCACTGCCACACCACTGGCGTAGCCGACACGATCGACAACTCCACCAACCGCTTCCACGGTGCGCCGTTCCGCCAGGGTGGCGTTGGCTGTTCCGCGTGCCACGGCGACACGAGCGCGCATCTTGCCAGCGGCGGGAAGACTCCGGTCCTGCATCTGGCGACCCTTACGCCTAAAAAGCAGGACAGCGTCTGCCTGCAATGCCATCTGGAAGGCGACGCCGTGGTGCAGCGCACCGGCCGTTCGCTCGCGCGCTTCCAGCCCGGAGAAGACCTGGACGACACGGCTATTTACTTCGTCAACGCCAGCTCGTCAAAGACCCAGGCGCGCGCCAGCAGCCAGTATGAAGCGTTGCTTCGCTCTGCGTGCCGCCGCGGCGCTGGCGAGCGCCTCACCTGCGTTACGTGCCACGATCCGCATGCGGAGCCCGCGCCCGAGCAGCGCGTCGCGTTCTACCGCGGCAAGTGCCTGCAGTGCCATACCGAGTCCGCCAGCTTTCATCCGGCAGCGCACCATCCTGAGCAGCCGGATTGCGCACAGTGCCACATGCCATCGCGAGCCACCTCTGACATCGCGCACGAGCAAAACGTTGACCACAACATCCAGGCGAGGCCAGCAAGTGGGGCGGCACCAACGCTAGCGTTGCGGGATGCCTTTCACTTCGCCTCCGCGGTCGATCTCGTTCCCGTTGGCGACGCCAAACCAACCGACCGTGAGACGGGTCTCGCGTATGCGCAGTTCGCGGAGAAAGGCGATCGCGAGAGCCACAGCCGCGCGTTGGCTCTGCTCACCGGAGTTGAGGTGAGCGGTCACGCAGATGCCGTGGTGCATCAGCAGCTTGGCTACCTCTTACAACTCGCGGGCCAGAGCGAAGCAGCGCAGAAGGAGTACGTTGCAGCGCTCGCGGCGCGTCCGCACGATGCGACTTCAGAGAGCAATCTTGCTGTTCTGGACGCGCAGAATGGGAATGTAGCGGAAGCGAAACGCTTGTTGAGTGACGTGGCCGCCACGGCACCGGACCGCACTGCAGCTCTGTTGAATCTGGCCATGTTGCAATGCCGGACGAACGATCCCGGCGCTGCCAAGAAGACCCTGCAGCGAGCGCTGATGTACCAGCCGGACAGTTTTGAGGCGCGACTCTTTCTGGAGAACGGCGACTACGGCGGCATGCACTGCAAGGTGTTCTAG
- a CDS encoding CRTAC1 family protein, producing the protein MPVSFFLRHTSTMLRVVTTLFLLLLASPVVWSQQAKVPPYPAGAEHPSPAWFVDVARSAGLTVRNVNGSPTHKKYIVESTGSGVAILDYDRDGWQDIFLVNGAELNGSGASAPSNHLFHNNHDGTFTDVTAKVGLVSSGWGQGACVGDYDNDGFDDIFVTAYGKNRLFHNDGGSHFTEVAEQTGVAGSGKEWGTGCAFVDYDRDGRLDVIVANYVHFDLATVPKPGDEAGCIWKGTPVMCGPRGLPSASNTLFHNDGTGKDGRMHFSNVSAKSGITKTDGHYCFSVTTLDYDEDGWPDIYVACDSTPSILYRNRHDGTFSDEGSNVGVAFNEDGREQAGMGSTAADFDGDGHIDLFKTNFSDDTSTLYRSNGDGTYSDVTRTAGLAINTDALGWGAMFVDVDNDGRPDLLIVNGHVYPEVDSAKLGSAFREPRFLYWNAGDAKFKDLSKESGPGLLEPLSGRGLAIADLWNDGRVSAVVNNLDDVPMLLVNRAANPNHWLGLHLVGTRSNRDAIGARVTVRASDRTWVDEVRSGSSYSSSSDLRLHFGLGSHNRIESVLVRWPNGESETFADPAVDGIRELREGSGKAVLH; encoded by the coding sequence GTGCCTGTATCGTTTTTCTTGCGACACACCTCGACCATGCTGCGCGTTGTCACCACACTATTCCTGCTGCTTCTCGCCTCGCCCGTTGTGTGGTCGCAGCAGGCGAAGGTGCCGCCATACCCGGCCGGCGCGGAACATCCCTCGCCGGCATGGTTTGTCGATGTTGCGAGAAGCGCCGGCCTAACCGTGCGCAACGTGAATGGCAGCCCGACGCACAAGAAGTACATTGTCGAATCCACCGGGTCCGGCGTTGCCATTCTCGATTACGACCGTGACGGTTGGCAGGACATCTTTCTGGTCAATGGCGCGGAACTGAACGGCAGCGGCGCGAGCGCGCCGAGCAATCATCTGTTCCACAACAATCACGACGGCACCTTTACCGACGTGACCGCCAAAGTCGGCCTCGTGTCCAGCGGTTGGGGCCAGGGCGCGTGCGTGGGCGATTACGACAACGACGGCTTCGACGACATCTTCGTAACTGCATATGGCAAGAACCGCCTCTTCCACAACGACGGTGGAAGCCACTTCACCGAAGTCGCCGAGCAGACCGGGGTTGCCGGCAGCGGCAAGGAATGGGGCACCGGCTGTGCCTTTGTCGATTACGACCGCGACGGGCGCCTGGATGTGATAGTCGCGAATTATGTTCACTTCGACCTGGCCACCGTGCCGAAGCCGGGAGACGAAGCCGGCTGCATCTGGAAGGGAACGCCCGTGATGTGCGGCCCACGCGGCCTGCCCAGCGCGTCCAATACGCTGTTTCACAATGACGGCACAGGTAAAGACGGCCGCATGCATTTCAGCAATGTGAGCGCAAAGAGCGGCATCACGAAGACAGACGGCCACTACTGCTTCTCCGTCACAACCCTCGACTACGACGAGGACGGCTGGCCAGACATCTACGTGGCATGCGATTCTACGCCTTCCATCCTCTACCGCAATCGTCACGACGGGACGTTCAGCGACGAAGGCTCGAACGTGGGCGTGGCCTTCAACGAAGACGGCCGCGAGCAGGCCGGCATGGGATCCACTGCGGCCGACTTCGACGGCGATGGTCACATCGACTTGTTCAAGACAAATTTCTCTGACGACACGTCAACGCTGTACCGCAGCAATGGCGATGGCACCTATTCGGACGTGACCCGCACGGCTGGCCTCGCCATCAACACGGACGCGCTCGGATGGGGCGCGATGTTTGTGGACGTGGATAACGATGGGCGCCCGGACTTGCTGATCGTGAACGGACACGTGTATCCCGAAGTGGATTCGGCAAAGCTGGGGTCTGCATTCCGCGAGCCGCGCTTTCTGTACTGGAACGCCGGCGACGCGAAGTTCAAAGATCTTTCGAAAGAATCGGGTCCGGGATTGCTAGAGCCGCTGAGTGGTCGCGGCCTGGCGATCGCCGATCTGTGGAACGATGGCCGCGTGTCTGCGGTGGTGAACAATCTGGACGATGTGCCGATGCTGCTGGTCAATCGTGCCGCCAATCCGAATCACTGGCTTGGCCTGCATCTGGTTGGCACACGCAGCAATCGCGATGCGATTGGCGCGCGCGTGACGGTTCGTGCGAGCGACCGGACCTGGGTCGATGAGGTGCGCAGCGGATCGAGCTACAGCAGCTCCAGCGACCTGCGGTTGCATTTTGGTCTTGGCTCGCACAACCGCATCGAGAGCGTCCTGGTGCGCTGGCCCAACGGTGAAAGCGAGACGTTTGCCGATCCCGCAGTGGATGGCATCCGCGAACTACGTGAGGGCAGCGGCAAGGCTGTCCTGCACTGA
- a CDS encoding HNH endonuclease produces the protein MSTARTMPGGWVPRNSVPRGANGRGLCRWCNLEVPPRRFTFCSAYCVHEWRLRTQPRYLREQVYERDKGMCSACGCDTNFELRRLRRSRGSSRLQQMAHWGLRTRLRKSLWDADHIVPVAEGGGECDLSNIRTLCLRCHRVATAALRERIRRAKVAAMLRNEQAASADQA, from the coding sequence ATGAGCACCGCACGCACCATGCCTGGCGGCTGGGTTCCACGCAACAGCGTTCCGCGCGGCGCGAACGGCCGCGGCCTGTGCCGCTGGTGCAACCTTGAGGTTCCACCGCGCCGCTTCACCTTCTGCTCGGCATATTGCGTGCACGAGTGGCGCCTGCGCACACAGCCACGGTACTTACGCGAGCAGGTGTACGAGCGCGACAAGGGCATGTGCAGCGCCTGCGGTTGCGACACGAATTTCGAACTGCGCCGCCTGCGCCGTTCGCGCGGCAGCAGCCGCCTGCAGCAGATGGCGCACTGGGGCCTAAGGACCAGACTGCGCAAAAGTCTGTGGGATGCCGATCACATCGTGCCGGTGGCGGAGGGCGGCGGCGAGTGCGACCTGTCCAACATCCGCACGCTTTGCCTGCGATGCCATCGCGTCGCGACTGCGGCGTTGCGGGAGCGCATCCGCCGCGCCAAGGTCGCCGCGATGCTTCGGAACGAGCAAGCAGCATCCGCCGATCAAGCCTGA
- a CDS encoding alkene reductase, giving the protein MPTLFDPIRVGDLDLPNRIFMAPLTRLRGTVDNLPRPELAAQYYSERASAGLIISEGTPVDPMGVGYPQVPGIWSQQQVELWKPIVDAVHQAGGRIFAQIWHVGRISHTSYLHGKLPVAPSPIAAPGHVTLVRPYTDHETPHALTTAEVKQVVEQFGRGARNAKAAGFDGVELHGANGYLLDQFLQSGTNQRDDEYGGSVENRARLMLECTDAAIAEFGAGRVGMHLAPRSDIHGISDSNRPETFGYVARELGRRKIAFIMAREKLGPDSLGPTLKREFGGVYVMNEEFTLDTANEVLQNGDADAVGFGKLFIANPDLPARLRQGAALNPPRPELFYSHEAAGYIDYPALTA; this is encoded by the coding sequence GTGCCCACCCTGTTTGATCCCATTCGCGTCGGCGACCTCGACCTGCCGAACCGCATCTTCATGGCTCCGCTCACCCGGCTGCGGGGCACCGTGGATAACCTGCCGCGTCCGGAGCTTGCGGCACAGTACTATTCGGAACGCGCCTCCGCCGGCCTGATCATCTCAGAAGGCACTCCGGTTGACCCTATGGGTGTCGGATATCCGCAGGTGCCGGGCATCTGGTCGCAGCAGCAGGTCGAGCTTTGGAAGCCCATTGTCGACGCCGTGCACCAGGCCGGCGGCCGCATCTTTGCGCAAATCTGGCACGTGGGCCGCATCTCACACACTTCGTATCTACATGGCAAGCTGCCCGTTGCGCCCAGCCCGATCGCGGCGCCGGGACACGTGACGCTTGTGCGTCCCTACACCGATCATGAGACACCGCACGCACTGACCACGGCTGAAGTGAAGCAGGTGGTGGAGCAATTTGGTCGCGGCGCGCGCAATGCCAAGGCCGCAGGATTTGATGGCGTGGAGCTGCACGGAGCTAATGGCTACCTGCTCGACCAATTCCTGCAATCCGGCACCAACCAGCGCGACGATGAGTACGGCGGATCGGTGGAGAATCGAGCCCGCCTGATGCTCGAGTGCACCGATGCCGCGATTGCGGAGTTCGGAGCCGGCCGCGTAGGCATGCACCTGGCACCGCGCAGCGACATCCACGGCATCAGCGACAGCAATCGTCCGGAAACCTTCGGCTACGTGGCGCGCGAGCTTGGCCGCCGCAAGATCGCTTTCATCATGGCGCGCGAAAAGCTCGGTCCAGACAGCCTGGGTCCCACGTTGAAGCGGGAGTTTGGCGGCGTGTACGTGATGAATGAAGAGTTTACGCTCGACACCGCGAACGAGGTTCTGCAGAACGGCGATGCCGACGCGGTCGGCTTTGGCAAGCTCTTCATCGCAAACCCGGATCTGCCGGCGCGTCTGCGGCAGGGTGCAGCGCTCAACCCGCCGCGGCCAGAGCTCTTTTACTCGCACGAGGCTGCAGGCTACATCGACTATCCCGCGCTCACGGCTTAG
- a CDS encoding TIGR00730 family Rossman fold protein, with protein MFPVVSRSRNGHPLCWCHASSHTLCVFCSSAMGARPEFGDAARLLGQALAKRNIGLVYGGARVGLMGAVADSTMQHGGKVIGVIPHVLVDRELSNEGLTELHVVDTMHTRKALMAERSDAFLVLPGGYGTFEEMFEVLTWQSIRLHTKPVCLLNVSGFYDGLIAFLDTCVSEGVLRPAARANLLLAETVENALDLLTEHVNAGEAATPLRPEATADI; from the coding sequence ATTTTCCCCGTTGTCTCTCGAAGTCGTAATGGTCACCCGCTATGCTGGTGCCATGCCTCTTCGCACACACTTTGCGTCTTTTGCTCGTCGGCCATGGGCGCACGACCCGAGTTCGGCGATGCCGCACGTCTGTTAGGACAGGCACTGGCAAAGCGAAACATCGGCCTGGTGTACGGCGGTGCACGCGTTGGCCTCATGGGTGCCGTGGCTGACAGCACCATGCAGCACGGCGGCAAAGTCATCGGCGTGATCCCGCATGTTCTGGTGGATCGAGAACTTTCAAACGAAGGTTTGACTGAGCTGCACGTGGTGGACACGATGCACACGCGCAAGGCACTCATGGCGGAGAGATCCGACGCGTTCCTGGTCCTGCCGGGCGGCTACGGAACGTTTGAAGAGATGTTCGAAGTGCTCACATGGCAATCGATTCGCCTGCACACCAAGCCGGTTTGCCTTCTGAATGTCAGCGGCTTCTACGACGGCCTGATCGCGTTTCTGGACACCTGCGTTTCCGAAGGTGTGCTTCGCCCCGCGGCACGCGCGAACCTGTTGCTGGCCGAAACGGTGGAGAACGCGCTCGACCTGCTGACAGAGCACGTCAACGCAGGCGAAGCCGCGACACCGCTGCGACCGGAGGCGACTGCGGACATCTAA
- a CDS encoding ribonuclease T2 family protein: MHPLFLLVALVLLPCVRGRAQEVSAAPGKFDYYLLNLSWSPEFCHNVEVLPLSERAGKRQQRLQDAASECGTPHGFVLHGMWPQNFSGTWPANCGTAPGPASYTPYLKDTPSLILLHHEWTKHGTCSGLAADAFFTTADRAFESVKTPPQLQNVTQTLQLKPSDILDAFYKANPGFPQGSLALSCGRNYLTAIEVCLNKNTLKPIACQNIATCGATVVKVAPESSPAQLR, from the coding sequence TTGCATCCGTTGTTCTTGCTTGTTGCCCTTGTGCTGTTGCCGTGCGTTCGCGGCCGTGCTCAAGAGGTTTCTGCAGCGCCGGGCAAGTTCGATTACTACCTGCTGAACCTGAGCTGGTCGCCGGAGTTCTGTCACAACGTAGAAGTGTTGCCGCTGAGTGAACGTGCAGGCAAACGGCAGCAACGCCTGCAGGATGCTGCCAGCGAGTGCGGCACGCCCCATGGCTTTGTTCTGCATGGCATGTGGCCGCAGAACTTCAGCGGAACGTGGCCAGCAAACTGCGGCACGGCACCCGGACCGGCAAGCTACACGCCTTACCTGAAGGACACGCCGAGCTTGATACTGCTGCACCATGAGTGGACCAAGCACGGCACCTGCAGCGGGTTGGCAGCGGACGCATTCTTCACCACCGCCGATCGCGCTTTTGAGTCGGTGAAGACGCCACCGCAGTTGCAGAACGTGACACAGACGCTGCAGTTGAAGCCCAGTGACATTCTTGATGCCTTTTACAAGGCCAACCCCGGATTTCCGCAGGGCAGCCTTGCATTGTCCTGCGGGCGCAACTACCTAACGGCTATCGAGGTATGCCTGAACAAGAACACGCTGAAGCCGATCGCCTGCCAGAACATCGCGACCTGTGGAGCGACGGTTGTAAAAGTCGCACCGGAGTCATCGCCCGCGCAGCTCCGGTAG
- a CDS encoding ATP-dependent helicase has product MNPQQREGVEHTDGSVLILAGAGSGKTRVITHRIAYLIQEKGVPADSILAVTFTNKASKEMQERVEKLIGHSSLAKPTIATFHSLCVRILRRDIEALRLNGEGLTRTFAIYDEADQQAIVKQALKRLGIDDKQLKPRVVLGRISWAKNHMIDPQEYFLASTNPLEERIAHIFEIYKKELAKNNAMDFDDLLLETVRLLKVSTETRERYNRRYRYLLIDEYQDTNRPQYELMKLLGGSHGNVCVVGDEDQSIYSWRGADIKNILDFEKDFDSTKIIRLEQNYRSTQVILEGAGAVVRNNTQRKGKELFTTREGGSLIGYYEGPDGENEALFIADRVQKYIKEAGQNGDTPKCAVLYRTNSQSRLVEEALRRYAIQYHMVGGFSFYERAEVKDMLSYLKLVQNPHDSIALNRVVNSPARGIGKTTMETLERLALSTGTSTWDAIEAAIRDQLLPARALTALSGFRRLILDARAMLGPGFGNALAADAQGVASQGLGETIEAAHEFVGAEENASTSDANEDASFDTSFNFNFDFGGEEAAWTEERSTLAPETSAAADSSDTSFDFSFDPSAMDDGGEEPIALAASADDEPVDDESASAISSFFGGAPAAPEPPPAAQAAFNPFETHTAQKKTNGRARVTSLSDQFEELRAKAAPVPLQSEADDASTALQTSNRIDGFRAPGDPATLPELIKFLNDRSGYIKQLENEGTPEAFSRIENLKELANAAQDAQERGETLADFLDHAALVSDTDQINQDARVTLMTLHAAKGLEFPLVFLCGMEEGLFPHSRTLQDPTGLEEERRLCYVGMTRAMDTLVLTRARYRRRYGSDMPEPSVASRFLEEVPSRLVEDLGSPAERPGYSGEYGGRIGSMYGSAGGSRWGGGGKWGKRDDDHGGERHYSYEDEDQSGASRPAAASKPRSNFGLQFSSQKAKSPDSIDNIASFFGAAGGALKRPKMDLPEQTGETQLKRGTKVRHPKYGEGVIAMREGDGPDAKLTVQFQRHGVKKLVEKFAQLERV; this is encoded by the coding sequence ATGAATCCGCAACAGCGCGAAGGCGTCGAGCACACCGACGGATCGGTGTTGATCCTGGCCGGCGCAGGGTCCGGCAAGACGCGCGTGATCACGCATCGCATCGCGTACCTGATCCAGGAGAAGGGTGTTCCGGCGGATTCCATCCTCGCGGTCACCTTTACCAACAAGGCTTCGAAGGAGATGCAGGAGCGCGTCGAGAAGCTGATCGGCCACTCTTCGCTCGCCAAGCCGACGATCGCAACTTTCCACTCGTTATGTGTACGCATCCTCCGCCGCGACATCGAAGCCCTGCGCCTGAACGGCGAAGGTTTGACGCGCACCTTCGCCATCTATGACGAAGCCGATCAGCAGGCCATTGTCAAACAGGCGCTGAAGCGGCTGGGCATCGATGACAAGCAACTGAAGCCGCGTGTAGTGCTGGGCCGTATCAGCTGGGCCAAGAACCACATGATCGATCCGCAGGAGTACTTCCTCGCGTCGACCAATCCGCTGGAAGAACGCATCGCGCACATCTTCGAGATCTATAAAAAGGAACTCGCGAAGAACAACGCGATGGACTTCGACGACCTGCTGCTGGAAACCGTGCGCCTGCTGAAGGTGAGCACCGAAACCCGCGAGCGCTACAACCGTCGCTACCGCTATCTGCTGATCGACGAGTATCAGGACACCAACCGTCCGCAATACGAACTGATGAAGCTGCTGGGCGGATCGCACGGCAACGTGTGCGTCGTGGGTGACGAAGACCAGTCCATCTACTCGTGGCGCGGTGCGGACATCAAGAACATCCTTGATTTCGAGAAGGATTTCGATTCGACCAAGATCATCCGATTGGAGCAGAACTACCGTTCGACCCAGGTGATCCTGGAGGGCGCGGGCGCGGTGGTGCGCAACAACACACAGCGCAAGGGCAAGGAGCTGTTCACCACGCGCGAAGGCGGATCGCTGATCGGCTACTACGAGGGTCCGGACGGCGAGAATGAAGCGCTCTTCATTGCGGACCGCGTGCAGAAGTACATCAAGGAAGCCGGACAGAATGGCGATACGCCGAAGTGTGCCGTGCTGTACCGCACCAACTCGCAGTCGCGCCTGGTGGAAGAGGCGCTGCGCCGTTACGCGATTCAGTACCACATGGTCGGCGGCTTCAGCTTTTACGAGCGCGCCGAAGTGAAGGACATGCTCAGCTACCTGAAGCTGGTGCAGAACCCGCATGACTCCATCGCGCTGAATCGCGTGGTGAACTCGCCCGCGCGCGGCATCGGCAAGACCACCATGGAGACTCTGGAGCGGCTCGCCCTGAGCACCGGTACCAGCACCTGGGACGCTATCGAAGCGGCGATCCGCGACCAGTTGTTGCCAGCGCGCGCGCTCACCGCGCTGAGTGGCTTCCGCCGGCTGATCCTGGATGCACGTGCCATGCTTGGCCCCGGGTTCGGCAACGCCCTGGCTGCGGATGCGCAGGGAGTGGCATCGCAGGGGCTGGGCGAGACGATCGAAGCAGCGCACGAGTTTGTGGGAGCGGAAGAAAACGCCTCCACCTCTGACGCCAATGAAGACGCGAGCTTCGACACGAGCTTCAACTTCAATTTCGATTTTGGTGGCGAAGAGGCGGCGTGGACCGAAGAACGCAGCACGCTGGCACCGGAGACTTCCGCAGCAGCGGACAGTTCCGACACGAGCTTCGACTTCTCCTTCGATCCGAGCGCAATGGACGACGGCGGCGAAGAGCCGATTGCGCTGGCAGCCTCCGCGGATGACGAGCCGGTCGATGACGAGAGCGCGAGCGCGATCTCTTCCTTCTTCGGCGGAGCGCCTGCCGCGCCGGAGCCGCCGCCCGCGGCACAGGCTGCATTCAATCCGTTCGAGACACACACGGCGCAGAAGAAGACGAACGGCCGCGCTCGCGTGACGAGCCTGAGTGACCAGTTTGAAGAGCTGCGTGCCAAGGCCGCACCGGTGCCGCTGCAGTCCGAGGCAGACGACGCTTCAACAGCTTTACAGACTTCGAATCGCATTGACGGCTTCCGGGCGCCGGGCGATCCGGCGACGCTGCCCGAGTTGATCAAGTTCCTGAACGACCGTTCCGGCTACATCAAGCAGTTGGAGAACGAGGGCACTCCCGAAGCCTTCAGCCGCATTGAAAACCTGAAGGAACTTGCGAACGCGGCGCAGGATGCGCAGGAACGCGGCGAGACGCTGGCCGACTTCCTGGACCACGCCGCGCTGGTGAGCGACACCGATCAGATCAACCAGGACGCGCGCGTGACGCTGATGACGCTGCACGCGGCCAAGGGGCTGGAGTTCCCGCTGGTCTTCCTGTGCGGCATGGAAGAAGGCCTGTTCCCCCACTCGCGCACGCTGCAGGACCCCACCGGCCTGGAGGAGGAGCGCCGCCTGTGCTACGTGGGCATGACGCGCGCCATGGACACGCTGGTGCTTACCCGCGCTCGGTATCGCCGCCGCTACGGCTCCGACATGCCGGAGCCCAGCGTGGCTTCCCGTTTCCTGGAAGAGGTGCCGTCACGGCTGGTGGAAGATCTTGGATCGCCGGCAGAGCGGCCCGGCTATTCGGGTGAGTACGGCGGCCGGATCGGCTCCATGTACGGGTCGGCTGGCGGCTCGCGCTGGGGTGGTGGCGGCAAATGGGGCAAGCGCGACGATGACCATGGTGGCGAGCGGCATTACAGCTACGAGGACGAGGACCAGAGCGGAGCTTCGCGGCCGGCAGCGGCGAGCAAGCCGCGGTCTAATTTCGGCTTGCAGTTTTCGTCGCAAAAGGCGAAGTCGCCGGACTCTATCGACAACATCGCAAGCTTCTTTGGTGCCGCGGGCGGGGCGCTGAAGCGGCCCAAGATGGACCTTCCCGAGCAGACGGGGGAGACCCAGTTGAAGCGCGGAACCAAGGTACGCCATCCGAAATATGGCGAAGGCGTGATTGCCATGCGCGAAGGCGACGGCCCGGATGCCAAGCTCACGGTACAATTTCAAAGGCACGGCGTAAAGAAGCTGGTGGAGAAGTTCGCCCAGCTTGAGCGGGTGTAG
- a CDS encoding glycoside hydrolase family 130 protein, whose protein sequence is MNVRYYEVTPAQRHRQAVSFGMRFGLAWMALLLIAGVAAMFAQDTAQPHAAGGSTNAWLGPWTRASDQPVIAPRPASVFNDPVSGAPVHWEALHTFNPAAIVRNGRIYVLYRAEDNSGDMAIGGHVSRLGLASSADGIHFDRMPEPVLYPAKDDQQSREVPGGVEDPRLVERPGGGYVLTYTQWSRARQSYSVGIATSDDLVHWQKHGPAFQGALGGRYNELKYKSAGMVTEVRDGRLVAAKIRGKFWMFWGEIEVGLASSDDLVHWTPVEDSPGKPHVVLRARPGKADSAFPETGPPPVLTSRGVVMLYNAKNAQGAGGQPGLQPGTYSVEEALWSAEDLTRLLDRTETPVFQPELPFERSGQYAAGTTFAEGLVLFQGKWWMYYGCADSFVGVATAPAR, encoded by the coding sequence ATGAACGTTCGGTACTACGAGGTGACGCCAGCGCAGCGTCACCGGCAAGCCGTAAGTTTCGGCATGCGATTCGGACTGGCCTGGATGGCTCTTCTTCTCATCGCTGGTGTTGCCGCCATGTTTGCCCAAGACACCGCTCAGCCCCACGCTGCCGGCGGCTCTACAAACGCATGGCTGGGCCCGTGGACGCGGGCGAGCGATCAGCCCGTCATCGCTCCCCGGCCGGCCTCCGTGTTCAACGACCCGGTCAGCGGCGCACCCGTTCACTGGGAGGCGCTGCACACCTTCAACCCTGCGGCCATTGTTCGCAACGGCCGGATCTATGTCCTGTACCGGGCCGAGGACAACTCCGGCGACATGGCAATCGGCGGCCACGTCTCGCGGCTTGGCCTGGCCTCCAGCGCAGACGGCATCCACTTCGACCGCATGCCCGAACCCGTGCTGTATCCCGCGAAAGACGATCAGCAGAGCCGCGAGGTGCCGGGTGGCGTCGAGGACCCGCGTCTCGTGGAGCGTCCGGGCGGCGGGTATGTCCTCACGTACACGCAGTGGTCTCGCGCCCGACAGAGCTACTCAGTCGGCATCGCCACGTCCGACGACCTCGTGCACTGGCAGAAGCACGGCCCCGCCTTCCAGGGCGCGCTGGGCGGACGCTACAACGAGCTGAAGTACAAGTCCGCCGGCATGGTCACCGAAGTTCGGGATGGCCGCCTGGTCGCAGCAAAGATCCGTGGCAAGTTCTGGATGTTCTGGGGCGAGATCGAGGTCGGTCTCGCCAGCTCCGACGACCTGGTTCACTGGACACCGGTGGAGGACAGCCCGGGCAAGCCACACGTGGTGCTGCGCGCGCGTCCCGGCAAGGCGGACAGCGCCTTCCCGGAAACCGGGCCGCCGCCGGTGCTCACCAGCCGTGGAGTCGTCATGCTGTACAACGCGAAGAATGCCCAAGGTGCGGGCGGCCAGCCCGGGCTACAGCCGGGCACCTACTCGGTGGAAGAGGCTCTCTGGTCTGCCGAAGACCTAACCCGCCTGCTCGACCGCACCGAGACGCCCGTCTTCCAGCCGGAATTGCCGTTTGAACGCAGCGGGCAATACGCTGCCGGTACCACCTTCGCGGAGGGGCTGGTGCTGTTCCAGGGCAAGTGGTGGATGTACTACGGGTGTGCGGACTCGTTCGTGGGAGTGGCGACCGCTCCCGCACGCTAG